The Erigeron canadensis isolate Cc75 chromosome 1, C_canadensis_v1, whole genome shotgun sequence genome segment TACACCACAAAAACAGAACTTTTGCCTcactaaatatttaaatcagTCTTGTTTCAAAAATAGTTCTATATGATATTGAGTTTGCATCTCTAGTCAACTATCAACcatcaagtacaagcctcaaagtacaagaaaaGTTGAAACAGATGTTTAGGTGCTCTAGTATGTGAATACAATAGCAATTGTACAACTCGAAAACATATGTAACCCCGTTAAAAAAACGCCAAAACCATAAAAAGTCAAAGGAATCAAATGCTAAAGAAATCTCCACTACAAGAACCTACGAACACACGATCAACggtcaagtacaagcctcaaagtacaagagaagcTGAAACGACTGTTCGAGAGTTCTAATAGTGGAAAATACAAAAGCAACTGAACCTTTTAAAAACAGGTGCAACCTCAtcattaaaaaaagtaaaaaccacAATGGGAAGGTAAGTCAAAACCTAGAGCGATTCCACATACAAGAACCTAGATACACAAGATCAACCCTCAAgcacaagcctcaaagtacaagagaagttGAAACGAGTGTTCCGGTAATCTGGTAGTAGATGgaaaatacaaaagcaattgaaaactTCAAGAACATATGTAAACTCCGTCCCCATgaaaaaacatcaaaacaaaataaagtcGGGGAATTCGAAAGCATATGCAAACCCCGTTGTAACAACAATCTAAATACACATGATCAaccctcaagtacaagcctcaaagtacaagagaagttGAAACGAGTGTTTAAGTGTTGTAATACATAGGGAATACACAAATGTTtcgaatttgttaaaaaaaatatgtaacgTTGTTAATATATCAAAACCGAGAAACTCAAAAGCTAGAGCGATCCTGCTACAACAACAGCCTAACACACAATCAActctcaagtacaagcctcaaagtacaagagaagttGAAACGAGTATTTAAGTGTTCTAGTAGTTAAGAACCGCAAGAGcgattgaaatttcaaaatcaaataatatatcataataGACGAAAATATGAGAAATTGAAAGGCAAATATCATTGGTGAAtatcaaaaccaaatcaaaaaaacagaaacagaaagaCCCCTTATCTAGAATGCATTCCGCGCTACAAGGTAAAACGGGTGTCTAAGTGTTCTCGACTTCTCGTAGTTGTAGTTTATGGGTTCTTGAATGTAAGAAAGCGTGTTTTCAAATAAAATAGGACTTggcaaaataacttttcaaaataacttcAAGAATATACTAAGCATATGACAATACTATTCCTACTGGAAAATatccaaacaaaaatttaagagGGCACCAGTGATGTTAAGTGAATGATTCTACCAACAattattatcatgttaaaaCCTATTTGAATTAATCaacaagattttaaaaaatctttgcaataagtattaaaaaaaaaagttaaataaagaaatGATCATTCAGCTGTTgtaaaaataacaaagaaaataGATATATTGAGCGTACCTGATGATTCGCAACTGAATCACGATGATATTTGGATCTGTAACTAAAGATGATTTACATAATCatcataatatgtatatataattgaaaaagaagagaaataaGATCGACGAAAAAATTAGGGTTGGGAAATTAATTAGGGttataatttaagattgagATTGAATTGAAGGCGGATGTGTGTAATTGAAGACCGCTGGAGTACGCGGGATGTTATGGCGGGGATACTGCGTTCGAAATAAGCGAACATTACCGCGTTTGAATTAATCgatacgagtatttttttaaaactgctttaaagtttaaactctttattttattttattttcctttataaacatattaattatatagtataattactagattttagactcaaCCACCGGGTCAGTGGCCTGTTTCAGTAGACCTGCTAAGCAGGGACCCGGgggagtttactccaaggtAGTCTCGAGTTCGAACCTTGGTAGGTTCTTCTCGACGACATTTTCCAATaaaggaggtggtatggtgagaaagactatttaagatccgcttagtgcgggatcctttcgttgtgcgattagcacacatcatacgcgtctgaggtaaaattcacttgtaaaaAAATAACTAGATTTTTGAcctgtgtccaacactggacacgaagttgtctaacactggacacggggtttacaatattatcaatattatatattaataaatttaattcataaaagcttataattttgaagatataccgTTTTAAGTATtgtactttgcaagttgtagtacaataatcacaggttcgtcaatttcattattagttgagacatattgatgtaattgtttgacgtagtcattccacaaggcacatgttacAATAATTTccctattataaaaaaaattttgaaaccagttgtacccataatgtgatattattataaaagataattaagaattaaaatataaatatacttgtgatcatgtacttaacattcaagtatatgtatttgatcatgatgcggaccataacacgaataggtttattttcaatcacatgtcctatgataattagataacaattaggattgttttcatattttttaataacaattaagactcttgatttaagtgacaattgtaactttaaaaaattaaacatatataaatagtgtcattccataaaaaaaaaaaccttctcaagttgatggttaaaaataaatataaattaagtattcagggctaaaaagtgtaaactattgatgaattacaaaaaaatgtaaattaatgagactctttctactaattaaaataaatactaatatagtaatttatatttggataatgattattaggatttttaattcaTAGTTAATCTAAGTGATGACATAagtgaaagtcaatttgataaatttgaacaatttgattagttaataagtcattagtccaactgttttatagtatatattaagattaagattgtcACCGATGAGTGGACTTCCAAAATGATTATAGACCATCCGATTTACTAATCAATTAATCTAAGCCGCGTGAACTCTTCCTTCTTAGGTGGAAAATTAGTTGCTCTCTAAAacaacatgtagtcatatccaAATGCTTTACTTTTAGTTTGTATAATTTACTTCTACACACGTTAATAAATCTGAACAACATAAAAACCATTCTTTTTAGATGGACAGttagttattaatatataaaacatgtgccttatctttttaatttgtaaataaatgtAAAACAACACAATGTAATAGCACAAGTTTCATATCCTGCAAACAAACTAATCGATTCTTTAGGACTTTTGAATTTCATATACTAAAATTCTCTCCATTTTTTCCATAAACATTCACTATATAAACACATGAATACCACATTTAGTTTGCATAATTCTACTCATTATTTATAAGCTTTGAAATATAAACACAGCCCAAACACAATGACtccaaacaacaaaacaaatgtTACCTTGTCATCCAACAATTTCAAAAAACGAAAACGCGAGGATAACTTGAAAAATTGGAAATGGGAAGAAGTAATCGTGCTTAGTGATTCGGAGGATGAATAAATTGACGATTTGCATTacgatggtgatgatgatcatgatgaccACACTTCCGAATTGAATTacgatggtgatgatgatgattttcttTTGTTGGATAACTTCGTGCTCTTGAATGATATTCCTCCTATCGAAAATAATCTTAACCATGTAagtaacatatatacaatattaaCTCCTAACTTTTATTCAATGTATATTTCAACAAAATAATTGACGTTATATATCGGAGAATTTGCAAggtgatgatgaatttgatatgttcaatgactttataatatttgtataaTACAGTAATATTTGTTTAAACTTGAATTTAAAATGGAAACATAAAatcattataaattaattataaatagttattagaattactaaaaaaaatagaaacaaatggttataaaatattatacGGTACATGTTAATGTgtgaaatttgtaaaaaaaaaaaactaaaggaTGTAAAAGAAAATAGCTAAATgcataataattacataaagaTTATAGAAATGGACAAAGTTAAATTAACTGGTGAATGTATTCGAGTTATACTCATAGATCATGAGTTCGATTATCCGGACTAATATGCTCGTGGGGTTTTCTCCACGATTCATGAGCGTTTCTAGGAATACTTCGCTTGCAATGTTAAAACTCATTGCGGGCGAGCCATTTAGATGTATTAGAATAAACAGATAGTGAAAGATAACTAAACTTGATGGAGTCATCCTTAGTTGTACCCCAAATCACATGTGTCCGACTTTCAAGAGCGATGCATATTGAGGCTTTTTGTTTGAGTAACTTATAACTACTTATCTCGTAGTTTATAATATGTCCATCCTCTGATATTAAATACCCActtattgttaaaataataataaatttaaattatagaattttttaGAAAGGAATTTAAATTACAGAATAATAAGCATATTTGTAAGCttattaaatttgaattttgataatTCGATGCAGTGTAACCCGGATTTGTTACACAGTCGGGTTTGAAACCCGGGTTAATTTTTTGACTTTTACAAATTAGGGCCTGGATGAACAAAGCAATTCCATGATTGTTGGCTCTCTAAACTGAAATAAATCTACAGTAAGCTTCTAATTCTACTCTTCTTTTGTCATACACACAAACACGCATATGTACGTATACAATCAGTTAGATTATCTGATTCGTTCTCTCTAAATTACTCTTATTTGACCTAATTTCTCCATTGTtgttaatacttttttttttttgcaggatcattcttcaaaaagaaaaatatatatatacataacaataaTGCAGACAGTTGGTGAACAAAAGTTTCCCCAATTCTATCATTACCCACCTTACTTCACGTATTTTATATTCTACTACTTTGTTATTAGTGTTAGATttactgttatatatatatatacaacattgTAAGTATTATAAGTAAATTGTGTATTTATTCAATCAATTAGGCTGCAGCCTGTGAGGGAAACTAGAGAGAAACAAATACAGCTATGGAAGGAACTTATTCTCGATTATTGTCGTTCCCACAAGATATTCGTTATCGGGTTGGAACAGGACTTTCCTTTATTCACCAACCCTGCAATTCAAAGTAACTAACTAAAAACTTTCTTCGGTTTTGTTTGCGTTATGGACGTTCTGAACGATTTTACTTGGTTTATATATCATAACTCGTTATTTTGTTGTTCCGCTCAAAGATTTCCAGAAAACGCTCGAAATGGGGGTGGTTTTAATACGATGTCACGGTTATTTGTTTGAAACCTGAAAATGGCTTGCTTAGTGCTGAAATGTGTTTGAATGTGGTAATGCAGGATCTCTGAATTATGAAGCAAGAGAAGCATTTCTGTCTGCTATCGTCTTGGATGGTTTGTGTCTATGTTACCATCTTCATTTCGCTCATACTTGACTGTGATTATAATAGAAAATGATAAGCTAAAGACTTGTTTATTTACATGGTTTACCAATTTGAGTACATCCCTAGCTATGATTATCATCATAGTCTCTGTGAATATGGTCAGGAAtctagaaagaaaagaaaacagaCAGACGTATGGTTCTAATTGTTAGGAGTGATGATTTTAAATTCAGTTTAATGGCAGTGTGAATTAGCGTCTACACTCAACACTTTCTTTTTGCTAGGTTATAAATGGTGATGAAACAACCACTAATTGATCGATTTCTGGCATGTTTTGTTTTCGTTGACAGGACGTGCAGAATGGATGGACAAGAATCATAGGCAATGTCTCATCCTCTGGCATAGGATAAAAGACTGGGCGGACATTATATTAAACTTTGTGAGTAACAAATAAATCCATCTATGAACTAAATGTGACAAACTGGGTGGGTTGGAATACAGGTCAAAACGGGTAATCTTCTATACAGGCTGGGGGCGGGCTACACCCATACAGTCACTTGACTTTTAGcaacttataaaaaatttaaacaccTTGGGTAAGAAGTAGTATAAAGTTTCTTTAATTCAGTTATATCTAATTTTCTAGATAAAATGATTCAGCAAATTATGCACTAAAAGTACTATTTGATTGATTTCTGACCTTTTAGACCCAtcagagataaaacataacccaggTTGACTCATCCACATAAACGGGTCAAAGTTGCCATATGTACTACTATTGTTACATTGATCAGAACAGCCACTTTGTTTCCAATAATTGTTGACTTGACTCTTGATTAGGTCAAGGAGAATGGCTTAGAGGACAGTGTAATGACAGTGGAGGAAATACGTACAGGGATTGAATCACGGGGAACAGGTAAATTGTGACTATCTAAAGTATTGCTTTTAAAAGATCTGAAACCACTTGGTGTTTTCATTCTAGTGTTGTTGAATCAGTTTTGTTTTAGCCTGGAAACTTCAATAGCTGTATTGGCTTGTATCAGATATACATGGAATGGACCGTACTGTTCTAATGAGAGCACTTAAACTCTTGGAGAATAAGGGAAAGCTTGCAATCTTCAAGGGGACTTCCGCAGACGATGAAGGTGTAAAGTTTTCTGTTTAACATGATCTGCAAAGACAACTTTTCGGTAAAGATGTTGATATGTTGTGTACTTGATgcattacatttttttatatcatgatGTGTTGAAAGCTTCAATTTTAGCAAGGATCAAACCCCGGCTTTCCTTGATCATTAATAAGTCGTCCTAAAACCAGTCAAAACTTgtcttgctttttttttttttcactttctattAATGGGCTAGACTGTGTATTTAAACAATGACATTCTGCTGgaatatttatactataatgTCTAATACTATCATTCTAATTCTTTTTTCTAGAAATTACTTGAAAAGTACGTGGTTGTCTTTAGTTATATACCATAATTTGTTGTAACCAGTGTCTATGGCACATGTCCGGTCTGTGACGATGGGTACTGTCGTACTGATTGGTCCTAGGCCATTACAGCCAGTCCTGATCAGGTTCATTTGAGTAACTGCTGATAAATTTCTACTCAGAGGGAAAAATGACATGTAACTTTGGTAACTTGTCAAGGCACATCGATTATAAGTATGCAGTAGGGGTTGAGATGTGCCAGTTTAAACACCAAGTGAGAAGTAGTCCTAACAAACTCAATTTACAATCTTTTCGAAGTTATTGTGCAACTTCTTACATAACTCCATTATCAAGAAAGTTCAAGGATGACTTGTTACTTTATAAACAAAAGTTATCAAAGTTACATGGATAGCTACGAATTAATTATAACTCATTTTGCATTATGATCACAAAAGCTTGGCAAACAAATTACATCATCAGAATAGAGATAACGTTGAAGTACAATGGATTGAAATTGGGATGTAAACCAATATTTAGTTAAAATCCAAATCTGTATACGGATAGAAGCTCAGTTTTATCTCTCATGCCTAACCTTCTTTATCAGGTATTGCTTTTATAAAATGTAATTTGTGAGCATAGATAATGGTATAATATGGGGATAATTTATAAAGCAAACCAACAAAGCAATCAACTTTAGCATAAATAATAGTGACATTCCTATTGCCGTCTTGTAAAACCACCTTTAGCCTTCTTTGATTTAATTCAGGTTTATTGTGCCATTAAACTTGCATGTAGGAGGGCAAATAAAACAAGTAACACGTCACGTACTGCTTAGATTCAGAGCGGTAAAGGTCCTTGTTTATCACATCACCATATAACATGTCCACGCTATGGTCATGATTGGGACATACATTTAGTGAGACTAGATCACTCGACCACCTAGTTGAGAAGTATCttaaatatatagaaagttTAAGCTTGTTATTAATAGCTTTAGACTGAAAGTATGAATTTCTTAACCAGAATGTGACATGTAAATTCTACCAAGTACCAACAGTCCAACATCCAAGGAAAATTTTGAAGATGGCATAAAAACTTCAGTTTGTTAGCACAtaacctctttttctttttattgggAATTTCAAATATGCAAGATCACTAATCTGTGACCTCCTAGGGATGAGCAATATACAACCAAATGATAAAAACCTCATTCTTTATGTATCTTTTGTACTAATTGTATTAAATATATTGGCAGAGGGGTTTTTTGATGCAGAGCAAATTGGACCCAATGTTTTGCATTAAAGTTAAGAAAAGCAAAGTTCTTTAAGACCAGATCATAGGATCTACAAGTTGCAAAGCCAATTTCACAAGTTTTTGAATTATGAGCTTCTCTATAAGCAGTTAAAATATTACAATTCACCTTAATTTTGGCTGGCTAGATGCTAAAGATTGGATCATATCATGAGATTCTACTTTAAGTAAGAAGAGGCAAGTGTATCTAATAAGTACATCACATCTCTAAATCTAACCTTTACGTACTCCTTACTTTCGCTTTAATGCCACATTCTATATCATCCCTATTAGATGTCTCAATTTCGACACGTTTACTTATTGATGGGCAGATATGGTCTTTGTATTATCACTAACATGTCAAATGGGTCGAAAATATGACACGGGTTGGAAGCCACcaaaattatactcgtattgCTTTTAATGCACAAAACCTCCTAAATTATCTTCTCAAGAAAGAATTTTAGACTACACTAGTagaaataatataatttgttgaCCCTTTATATGACTCTTGCCCAAATGTTACCCAACTTGACATTTTACCCAACCCGGTCTGCCATATAACCACTTCTACAAATGAGTCTTTTGTTGGAAAATGATTATGTTAATTATaaaacgtatgtccggaaataatttaagcctacggggtcacacgaaatgacacggtaactctatattattaattagtatattaaagtaatatattaattaaatataatcacgacttaattaattatggatttaattaattaaagaggaggTGTTGGATTGAAATAAGGAAAAGGAGTTGTTTCCTTATTCCATATGGGAGCCGAAAATCCTAAGGCTTCTAGGCCTTGGGATTACTTGTCCACCAAGTTTTAAACCCTAACTAATTAGTCTATATATAAAGAGCTAATTCTAAGGGTTTTATATTCCTACACACATGAAAATCctccttttctctcttctttGGGATCGCCCGAATATCCTCAATGGGTTTTGGTTTCCATCCGTTCACAAACCACATGATGCATGTATATGAagttacatatattaattaatgtctAGTAGCATTAATGAATGTTATAATTTGTTAGTCTACAACAAATTATTTACAGTTCATGGGGTTTTAAATTAAGGGAGTATAATACAAAAGGGTTTGTTGTTCGTGATcggagtactagcatacggtataggggtgtttagtgtgcgatcgtagaggggttttccTTTATACcctaattcataataataataatattaattaatattattggaagctttgcgcaaaagtacacatattctattcattactttgttaattaatagtattacatatacgttttta includes the following:
- the LOC122578931 gene encoding vacuolar protein sorting-associated protein 25, with translation MQTVGEQKFPQFYHYPPYFTLQPVRETREKQIQLWKELILDYCRSHKIFVIGLEQDFPLFTNPAIQRSLNYEAREAFLSAIVLDGRAEWMDKNHRQCLILWHRIKDWADIILNFVKENGLEDSVMTVEEIRTGIESRGTDIHGMDRTVLMRALKLLENKGKLAIFKGTSADDEGVKFSV